The following nucleotide sequence is from Desulfobacterales bacterium.
CTACCTGTTGGACAGTGCCCAGGGAGAAAATGCTGAAATAACCTGCAGCATCAACGGCGGACTTCTTTTTCAATCGCCGCCGGCCAAATATGTCGTTGAAAAACCGGACGGCAGCCGCGAAGAAAAAGCCGCTCCGCCCGAAATGTACACCCATATTAAATGGACCATCCGCAAGTTGGTGCTGCCGGACGAATCCGGCCGGCTCCGGTTTAAAGTGATTGTCCAGTAACATCTTAAATTTCAACTTTTGTTTAATTGTTATGGCACATCGCACCAACAACCAAAAGGAGAAGAAAAATGAAAAAACGATTCCTATTCAGCTTCTTGTCCGTCCTGCTGCTTCTGTGGCTTGTGCCCCAGGTCATGGCAGTTGGGACCGTGGCGGGAACATCGATCAGCAACCAGGCCTATGTCGATTACAAGGATGCCAACAGCAATCCCCTGACACGGGTCTATTCCAACACGGTGACTACCATGGTCAGTCAGGTTTACGGTGTTTCCCTGGGTCCGATTTCCCAAACCCAGACAGCCGGGATTGCTTCCGAAGCCTCATTTCTGATTCAGTTGTTTAATACCGGAAACGGAAGCGATACCCAGACCTACACCTATACACTCGACGGCGGTTCAACGTTTACGCCGTCGTATGTCAAGATTTATTACGACCAAAACAATAACCACATTCTGGACCTGGGCACCGACCCGCTTATCGACAATAATGCCACTCCGGGCGCCGGCGGGGGACCGTTTACCACTACGATCAGCATTGCCCACGACGATGATTACGACATCTTTATGCTGGTCGGCACGACGGGTGCAGCCGACACCCAGCAGGCAATCATCAATCTGTCTACCGTGTCTGTCGGAGAAGCTACCAAAACAGCTTCGGGCAGCTATACGACCATTATATCAACCGCGGTGGTCACATCGGCAAAAACCCATACCCCGGAAGCACCCAAACCCGGACAAGACGTAACCTACACCATAACGTTGACAAACTCCGGATCGTCTGATGCCCTCTCAGCAAAGCTGACCGACTTGATTCCGACTGGTATGACCTATAAAACCGGCACGATCACGGTCGGAGGCGTTCTTAAAACCGACACGGGCGCTGACGGTGACGGCGTAGACTTTAATTCAACCGTGGCCGGTGCCGTTTATGTGAATGTAGGAACGGTCAAGGGGAAAACCAATAATCCGCCCGACGGCGAGACGGTGACCATTACCTTTCAGGCCACTGTAAAAGCAAGCATCGCCGCCGGCACCGCCATAACCAACCAGGCGGCTATCGAATATACAGTGGGCGCCACCACCCTCAACGCCACCAGCAACGGCCGAACGTTGTTTGTGGCATCTGCGCCTGCTGTTGCCGTTACGCCCGTCGCCACGTCGGCCACCGGCGACCCCGGCACAAAAATCACCTATCCCATTACCATCAGCAATAACGGTAATGCCGCCGATGTTATCGACGTCAGCTACACCTCAACGGCAGGTTGGACGTGGGCGCTGTGGTATGATGCCAATAATGACGGGATCGCCGGCAACGACGGGGACTATCTCCTGACCGATACCGACGATGACGGGGTTGACGACACCGGCTCGATTGCCCAGGGCGGGACCGTTAAAATCCTGGCCGTTGTCACCATTCCGGCCGGGACCTCCAACGCGACCGTTGACACCCTGGTGGTCAAGGGCACATCGAGCAATGATACCGCCGTATATGCCACTTCCGGCAACCTGACCACGACGGTTACCGCACCGGTTCTTGCGATTACTAAAGCCGTCAGCCCGACGGGGAATCAACCGCCCGGCACCATCCTGACCTACACCGTTACGGTTACCAACAACGGTCTGGGTGTGGCCACAAGCGTCATCATCACCGACATCATACCGCAATACACGACCTATCAAGCCAATACGATCAGGACCGGTTCCTCCTCCGGTACCCTGGCAAGCAATACCGATGCGGCCGGCGATGACGGCGCCCAGTTCGACTCAGGATCAAATGCCATTATTGCGGGTGGCACATCCAAAACACTCGGCGCCGGCGGGCAGTTCATCCTGGAGTTTCAAGTCAAGATCGATTGATGAGGGGCAAGTAAAAAGGAAACAACCTGGTGCGAAGGAAACCCGAAAATAGGAATCGGCTCCAATGGGGGGCACTGGCCTTATGCCTGTGGCTGAGCGTGTGGTTGCCGGCCACGGCATTGGCGGCCAGCCCCCCGGCGGGGACTTCGATTCTCAATACGGCTGTTGTGGCTTACAACGATGCCAACGGGAGCAGTCTGCCTTCGCAAAGCGCTTCGGTGCAAACCATCGTCAGTGGTGCACCGGTTCTGAAAATCACCAAGCTGGACAGCGTCGATCCGGTATCCTCCGGTGCGACGTTGACCTATACCCTCCAGTACGAAAACACCGGCAACAGCCCGGCCACCAATGTCATCCTCAGCGACTCCTTGTCCAAACATGTCA
It contains:
- a CDS encoding isopeptide-forming domain-containing fimbrial protein, encoding MKKRFLFSFLSVLLLLWLVPQVMAVGTVAGTSISNQAYVDYKDANSNPLTRVYSNTVTTMVSQVYGVSLGPISQTQTAGIASEASFLIQLFNTGNGSDTQTYTYTLDGGSTFTPSYVKIYYDQNNNHILDLGTDPLIDNNATPGAGGGPFTTTISIAHDDDYDIFMLVGTTGAADTQQAIINLSTVSVGEATKTASGSYTTIISTAVVTSAKTHTPEAPKPGQDVTYTITLTNSGSSDALSAKLTDLIPTGMTYKTGTITVGGVLKTDTGADGDGVDFNSTVAGAVYVNVGTVKGKTNNPPDGETVTITFQATVKASIAAGTAITNQAAIEYTVGATTLNATSNGRTLFVASAPAVAVTPVATSATGDPGTKITYPITISNNGNAADVIDVSYTSTAGWTWALWYDANNDGIAGNDGDYLLTDTDDDGVDDTGSIAQGGTVKILAVVTIPAGTSNATVDTLVVKGTSSNDTAVYATSGNLTTTVTAPVLAITKAVSPTGNQPPGTILTYTVTVTNNGLGVATSVIITDIIPQYTTYQANTIRTGSSSGTLASNTDAAGDDGAQFDSGSNAIIAGGTSKTLGAGGQFILEFQVKID